A segment of the Manis javanica isolate MJ-LG chromosome 10, MJ_LKY, whole genome shotgun sequence genome:
AGAGACCCAGAAGGCCCTCCAGCAATGCCTGAgccgcccacccccaccccccggaCTCTAAGCATCGGCGTGGTTTCTAGAGTAGCTATGCTGAAAGGCTGCCCCATAAACAGGGCAAAGGCCAACAGAGTGGGAACAAGAGAGATGGCATATGTCTTGACGCTGTGGGCCCAGGCCCCTGCCAGGCTGAGAGGGCTGCGGCGCCCCTCCTCTTACCTCAAACTGCGGCCAGTTCATGGACATGTCCGGCCCGTGGTTGATTCTGAACCACCTCAGGTCGTCCATCGCATCAGCAGCTCTGATGCTCTGCTCCAGGTCGTGGTAAATGTTTTTGTAGCTgaatgaggaagaggaggggcATGACTCTCTTGGAAGGTGGGGACGGCCACCATCCCATCCCAGGGCCTGGCCACAGCGGGTCCGCCAAGGTCGGCGTCATAGTGAGATCAGGGTGCCCCGCCCTAGCGTGGCTGGAGGGTCCTCTGGCCTTGATGAGCACAGAAGGGGTCAAATAACCACAGGCTGTGGAAGCTGTATGTCGGCTTCTGACGGATCAGCTCTACATCAAACCAGGGGCAACACCTTAATCATGCCCTGTGTCAGATGATGCAAACGATGCCAGCATCTGGACACAGAGCCCCGATCTCTGCGGTCCCATTTAATCAGGCCCAGGACTGAGTGTCAGGGAAGTTCCCCCTGATCTTTTCGACGAGGCTGGATAGTCTCCACTCTGATGTGCAAAGGCAGTAAGTGAAGACTGCCCGGTGCTGCGGCAGCTGCTGAACCCACCTGCCACCTGGGGCCGGGCATGCCTTCTGCTCGGCAGCTTATGCCAGCCCACCTTCCTGGGAAGCTGACTATAAAGGACAGGGCCTGGGTCACTGCAGGTCCTGGTGTTTTCGCCTCTAATCTGGGGGGCAGCAAATCATTTACCCCAtaggggcctcagtttcctcctatgTTGAGTGCACATAATGCCACCTGTTacaggttgaattgtgtcccccaaaaaagATGTGGAGTCCTAACCCcagtaccttagaatgtgaccttatttgaaaatagggtctttacagaggtaaacaagttaaaatgaggcaTTAAGATGGGCGCTGATCTATGGGCACCTTTTCACAATAAAGGGGAAATGTGTTCACAAAGACACACCCAGAAGGAAGGGGATGTGAAGATACAGAGGGACAAGACGGCCACGGGAGGAGAGTTGTGTCTACAAGTCACAGCGAGTCAGGGATGGACAGCAAACACCAGGAGCTGGAAGGGGCCAGGGAGGACCCTCTGCAGAGCCGCCCGAGGGTAACAGGCCCTGGCGACCCCTTCGGTTCAGACTGTGGCCTCAGAACAGTGGGAGAATCAATGTCTGTGGCTGTAAGCCCCCCAGTTGGTGGTACTTTGGTGCAGCAGCCTCAGGACGCTCCCACCCATCTGCTtcccagggaggctgggaggatAGAACGAGGAAGGCCCGCCAGCCGAGAACAAGGCGCGCACCACGGAGGCCCCCCCGGAGTCTGCgcggccccagccctgcctccagctGGGCAGCCTCGGCCAAGTCGTCTCACTGCCTCACCAGTAAGACGGGGAATGATGCCAGCTCCTGCGTGGACTGTCACAGACAGTAATCAGATGGTAGCTGCGTAGCTGAGCAGTAATCGTTGCTGTCCATGTTTTTAGACAAAAGGGAACAAAGGGCACTTAATTTCCTTTTAACAAGACTGTGAGTTGTTTCTGAATGATTCTGCCATGAGGATGACAGAAGTCTACATTCAGGGTCCCCCCGACCTCAACCTGATGAAGGTGTCATAGGGCTACAGAAGAAATATCACAGCACCTATGACATGATTCAGAGCGGGGTCTCTGAGGGCCTGTGCTGCCGGAGGGCCCTGAACCACTGAGAAGtcagggggtggggctggaggccagCTGCTTTGGAAAGGAAAGGACCTCATGGAGAACCTCAAAGGAAGGCTATTCTGGGGACAGGTCATGCCGGCCCAGGACACACAGGGAAATGCTCCCAAGTTGATTTCAAATGTGCTAAGTGGAGCTGGTCCAGGCTATGCCCAGGCCCAGAAGACCGTACGTACACTGGCAGGCAGAGCAGCAACCCACAGCTGACAGGTGCAGCAGAGGGCTGACCCCagcaggactgctgaacacccaaggGGTGAACATTGCCCCCCAGATGTGCAGAGCAGCAAAGAGCTGTATTCAAAAGCAATGCCCCGCCGACGCCACTGTGGGGTGCTGTTTGGCCACCTGGACACTTACCTGGACACATTTGACAGGTCTAGGTGCTTCTGGACCTCCAGCAGGACTTCCCGGAAGAAGCGCAGGCGCTTCTCCTCAAACTGCTGGCACTGCTCAAACACCTGCTCCATGTTCTCGATGTACTGGGGGGTGCCCTGCTCCAGCTCCTTCAGGGCCTTCTCATACTTCTCTTTGGTCTACAAGAAAAGCCAGGCACCGTGAGGCAAAGGTCATTTCCACGCCGGCCAAGCAAGTGAGCTGGGCTCTGCGCGCCCTGGTCCTCACCCAGCCCTTGTCTCTGCCCACCACTTCTGAATTCCTCAGCATCTAGACTGACTTCTCAGGTGACAGGACTAAACCAGCCCCTAGGGGTGACGGTGGGAGGAACAAGCACAGAGGGAGACCTGCAGCTGTGGCACTGCACCCAAGGGAGTGCCCCAATCTGTGTCTTTTGCAGCCCTCATGGTCCAGCCTGGAGGACTCACACCGCCCTCTGCTCCTAAAGGGCAATTCCATCTCATCCTGTGAAGAGACTCAGGAAACAAGCCCCTCTCAGCCCACACCCCCAGGTCTCCTGGCTCATCTCAGATGCCATCTCCACACCAATGGCATCCTTGGAGAAAGCTCCTCAGGCTCCCCTGGATTCCAAAACCCAAAGAGCACAAGCTCTGGAGCCCAACAGACTCTAAGCTCAAGTCTCAGCCCCTCCACTTCTAAACTGCAAGTCCCACCCCTGGCACCTGCCAGGCCTCTCAGGTAGATGCTGGGGGAGGGCGGTCCCCCCGGGGCTGGCATGTGTCGTGTCCTCTCCCCCATGGGGAAGAGCTGCGCTGGGTCACTGGAGAGCCTCCGATCCTGCCCCCAGCAGCAGTGGTTCAGCAGCTGCTTGTGGGCAAGGCCACGGGGCTCTGAGTGCCAGATGGGCCTGGGCCAAACCTGTGCCACTCGTTTCCCTGGCACCTTACTTTCCTTCCCAGAAAACAGGCACACCTTGGTTTACTGCCTttactttattgtgctttgcaaaTACTGCTTTTTTCTAAgctgaagtatagctgatatgcCATATTTTATCAGTTTCAGGTATGCAGATATTGCGTTTTTTACAAATCGggggtttgtggcaaccctgcatggAGGAAGTCCATCAGTGCCacttttccaatagcatttggtcattctgtgtcacattttagtaattcttagaatatttcaaactttttcatattACATTTGTTTTGGTGATCTTGGCCaatgattatgactcactgaaagctcagatgatggttagcatttttcagAATAAAGTATTTTTACAGTGAGCATgctgttttttagacataatgctattgcacacttaatagagtatagtgtaaacataacttttacatcACTGGAaagccaaaaaattcatttgatttgttTCATTGTGGTATGtgctttattgcagtggcctGAAACCAAACCTACAATCTCTCTGAGGTTTTCTTGTACTTCCTGCTTCAGTGTTCTGATACTGAACGAGGTGACCCACAATGAGCACGAAGCTACACGAAGTAGGCATTCAAGAAAGTCCTAGTCCCCTTGTCTTCCAGCCCACGGCCAATCTCAAGGGTGTCTGTCTACAGACAGTGTGACATTCCTAAGAGCCTTGGCTAAAGTCAGCACATTCACCCAGCAGGGGTGAACCTGGAGGTCAGTAACCCAATCTTCTTTGCCCCCTCCCCACAGTGGTGCCAAGCCAACTATCTGGGGCTACATGGTTTTGACAGTTGGTAGGACCACTGTCCTGGGGTACTGTGCAGCCAGGCAGCACTGGTTGTTGGAAACTGCTTCAGGGGGGCAGGTTCAGTTCTTAGCCTGCAAGGACTTAAGTGCCCCAAGGTCACTGGCTAGACGACAGAGGCAGGGAAGGAACGGGAGGGAACCATCTACATAGCACCCAGGTCACCCTGATGGGTGTCATAAGTCCAACCTGTGGCCCTGGTTCTGTTCTGCTAAAGCAGCAATTTGGTGGAGTCTGTTCCTGGTGATTATAAAACATGAGAGTCATGcgtccatctctctgtctctcacccaTACCCCTGGGTGTGGAGGGGCCTCGTCTCCCCTCCAGGCTCCTTCCTGGGCACCCAATTCCCTGGGCACCTGGTACAGGCAGCCATTGGAACCTCCAGCCTGGCactcctctccccagcccaggTGCCCTCCTCGTTTGGCAGGAGCCGCAGAGTCGTGGCCCTAGCCACAGTTCCAGAGACAGGTGTGGGGAGCAGAGGGCTACTCCCCAGGGGATTCTGATGCCTGCTCTGCGCAATGAACTCCTCTGTCAGCACGACCGCCCTCCCAGGCCAGTGGGAGCAGCAGTGGGGAGAGGCTGCGGGCCTCCTGCTCCCAGCACTCGACAGCGCGGGGCTCAACTCTCTGACCTTAGCTCCTCAGTCACAAAACAGAGATGCCACCACCTGATTCACTGAGACTCAGTGGCGCTTGTCTGGGCAGAAAGGTGGGCAGGTTGAAGGGGTAGGGGCTTAAACTTCTGGCTCCTGCTTCCCCTCCGGGCCTCATGTCCTGTTCCTGGGGTGCAGCCCCTGCCCAACCTCACTCCTTCCTTCTCCAAATCCAGGCTGCACATCTTTTCTCTCGACACTGCAGCAGGCAGGCCCTGAGTAGCGGACACCTCCAGCCTCCTACCCCCTAGAACAGAGCCAAGGAGGACAGTGGGGCAGGGGCCCAGCGTGAGATGAGCACACAGGTCCAGGCCCTGCTCACACTGGCCCTTACTTTCCAGGAGCTCTTAAACAACAAGACGCCGCGTAGTGTTTACCTATCCTGCGACTCGGGGTCCAGCAGAAGGCCACCATGGAGCCCTTCCCGGTGAACACAGCCGTCCTGTCTGACCTCACTGAGCCCCTGCAGCAGAAGCCTTCCCGCACAATAGAAGAGACCCAAGGGCACCCACGATGCTACGCTGCCGGCTCGCCATCCCTTTTCGGCAGGAAGCCTCTGTCCCACCACCTCTGAGCTCCCACAGCCTCTGCCCACGGCTCCCTGGGGACTTCACCGATGAGGCTGCCAGGATGACCCAGGCGCCCAGCCCTCCAGGTCCTTCTCCTGGCCTCTACCCCTCCAAGGGGCCTCCCCTCACTCACAACCAGAGTGATCCTTCTAAACCCTGCTGGTCCTCTATGCTTCActgtcccctccccaggctcTAGAACCACTTCAGCAGCTCCGTCAGCAGTACCCCAAGCTCCTGACCTCCCCTGGCCTCCCAGCCATTGGCAGTTCGGTCCTCACAGCAAACACCACTGCAGCCCACACGGTGGCACCCTGCCGCTGGCATCCCACCTCCACGGCCAGCCCAAGCGGCTCCTTCCCGCctctctgcctgcagcaagccccaccccccaccttgcTCCCTGAGCATGGGAAGCATCCAGgcttcccagctctgcctcagGCCTGAGGTGGGCACCCTGAGCTACAGTCAGGTAAGATGCCACTGTGGGGCCTTGTGGGCAGGAATGTGTTTTACTGACGTATCCATGTATCCACCTATCTATGCAATGACAGTGGCTCACGGCGCCAAATACATGAACATGTCAAAAGAAGTGCGTGATTACCTTGAGAACATCTTGCTTGGATTTTTCTACTTTGTCTTGTAATTTCTTAAGCTGCTCAGGGTTGAGGGATGGGTCTGCTTTGCTGTTGGTTTCTCGTGATATCGCCAACTTCTCCTCTTTGCAGGCTGCGTGGTAGGCTTTCTTTGCTGCCTCTACCTACAGGGAGAATGAATTCCTGAACACCACACTTGTGAAAGTTTAAAATCCTGGCTAGGTTCACAGACCATGGGAAACGCTGGCACTATCAGGAGAGGAAAGAACAGGCAGGCACAAAGCTGTATGTTCAGTGCAATCACCGCCGGTCATAACAGACTTCACTCAACAAATAGCGCCAGACTGCCCGCCTGGggtcaggcactgtcctaggcagCAGGGTCCAGTGCCACATGAAGGACCTGGGCCTTCACAGAGCAGAGAGCCTGGCTGGGAGAAGCAACTTTGAGAAATAAGGTCCCGAGGAACAGAGACGGTGCTGTGCCAAGGAGCGGCATAAAGCAGGAAGAGAGAGGGCAGCGAAGTGGGGACAGGCCGTCGGAATGAACACAGAGCGGCTGCAGAAAGCCAGCCGGGAGGACCGGATGTGTGAAAGGGGGCCAcgctgggaggaggagggtgagAGGCCGcactttcctattttttaatggCTATTTTACAAacatataatatacacacacatgaggTCCTATGTATGCAGATGTATGTACACTTATTTAGCAGAAGCTTCCTTCCTTGACCCCAAATCATAGATTTCATTCTAGAGAGGAGGGAGGTGTTTGTGGCCGTGGCCTCATGAGGGGTTAGGATCATTAGCCGCGGGGCCAGGgacaagcaggaagggaaaggagaaaaaagctaGACAAGAAGGAAAGCCTGTCGTTAGAACCCGAGGACGGCCTGCTCCAGGCGCTTCCGAAGGGGAGGAAGGCAGCAGCTCCCGAGAAGAGCTGGGTGGAGGATGCGCACCCCACCCTGAAGGAGGGGGCTGGTAGGCTACAGCTGGGGGTCCTCATGTGCTGAGGGTTGGGGGGCAGATGACAGCCCCCAGTTAGCCATGGCTGGACAAGACTCAATGGCGTCATGCTACGTTAGTATGAGTATCAGTGTCAGTTGCAAATCTGAGAGAGAAACTcatacaacagaaagaaaaattttaaatgaattctttCTAGTAGCCCAAGGGACTTTGAAGTCTCTCTAGCAGACAAGTTCCCAGGGCAGGAGCAGTACTGCCAGAGGTAAGAGTCTGGGTTTTGAGCGCTACCACCAGTGTGTGGTTCTGATCCTAGTTTCCATGACCGTAAAATGGGCTGATAAGGGTTAAGTTTAAAGAATGCACAGAAAGTGTCTTGAACTGGGGTAAAGGCCAGCCAGACTCCTGATGGGTTAGTGTCCTTTGCCTACGCAGCCAGCAGGAACTCCCAGGAGgacagagggcagagggaggcacCTCTTTCAGCTTCTTGGCCCAGGGCTTCTGTGCCTTCCGAAAGCCATCCTCGGCTTCTCTGGTCTCCCTGAAGCCTCCCATCATCTGCTTGTGGAAGGCCTCCTTCTGCCAGTTCTTGATCTTCTCAAAGTCCCCGTTCATCAGTGAGGCCTTCACCTCCAGGTGCAGCTCGCTCACCCGCTCCGCCTCGGACGTGACGGCCACCCATGCCTTCTCCACTGTCCCGTACTGCGGCCCTGGCACAGAGAGAGGGGGGTTACTCGGGTGGGGCTTTCCTCTGCCAACCTTGCTTGGGGGCTGGGACAGGGTTGTAAGCCAGCAGCCTGGCTGCCTGGCAGGGGGAGGTTTCCTTTGTTTCAAGTATTTTTCTCCCAGTGGCTGCTCCTTTTTCAGTTCctggaatgaagaaaaaataggGAAGTGAGGCTGGACCTGCTCTGCCTTGTCAGGGGGACGGGGGGTTGTACGTTTCCTTCTCATCTCAGTCTGTAAGAACTCAGACGGCCGCATCTGGGCAGTCTGCTATTGCGCAAGGCTGGCAGGAGAGGGGCGCCTCCTGCAGTGAACGGACCtctctcccagctgctgggccctctctcccttccctgggcTGGGCACCCCTTATGGACCACAGCTTCTCCTGGGCCAGGACCTCTTATTCAGGGGCATGAAGAGCCCAGCTCAAAGTGGGAACCTGAGAATGGCTTGTCGGATGGAGGCTGCCCTGCAGCAGAATGGAAGCcttgcctgcagggaggaaggagagctGGAGGCAGGAGCTGCTCTGGCCAGATGGGAATCTCTAGGTAGAGGAGTGGGGTCGCCTTGTTCACGGTGCTTGGTAAGGAAGCTGTAACCTGGCCTTTTCGTTGAGGGTGTGGAGTGGTGTGGAGCcaggtgagggagagagaaagaggacatGCCAGAAGCTGGGGATGGAAATGGGAAGCCAGGTCCCACCCTCAAGGCATCACAGGGGCAATTACTGTTTGGGCTGGAGAATGACCCAGAGGC
Coding sequences within it:
- the PACSIN2 gene encoding protein kinase C and casein kinase substrate in neurons protein 2 isoform X2, which encodes MSVTYDDSVAVEVSSDSFWEVGNYKRTVKRIDDGHRLCGDLMNCLHERARIEKAYAQQLTEWARRWRQLVEKGPQYGTVEKAWVAVTSEAERVSELHLEVKASLMNGDFEKIKNWQKEAFHKQMMGGFRETREAEDGFRKAQKPWAKKLKEVEAAKKAYHAACKEEKLAISRETNSKADPSLNPEQLKKLQDKVEKSKQDVLKTKEKYEKALKELEQGTPQYIENMEQVFEQCQQFEEKRLRFFREVLLEVQKHLDLSNVSSYKNIYHDLEQSIRAADAMDDLRWFRINHGPDMSMNWPQFEEWSADLNRTLSRREKKKTSDGVTLTGINQTGDQPLQNKPSSVSSCEKTQSYPTDWSDDEPSNPFSSTDANGDSNPFDEDAASGVEVRVRALYDYEGQEQDELSFKAGDELTKIEDEDEQGWCKGRLDDGLVGLYPANYVEAIQ